A single region of the Mannheimia bovis genome encodes:
- the mutL gene encoding DNA mismatch repair endonuclease MutL gives MTTTTPNQLIHILPPQLANQIAAGEVVERPASVVKELVENSLDAGADNIQIDIEKGGSQLIRIRDNGCGISKQDLPLALARHATSKISSLEDLEAILSLGFRGEALASISSVSRLTLTSRTAEQSEAWQAYAQGREMAVEIQPASHPIGTTIEVANLFFNTPARRKFLRTDKTEFAHIDEVIRRIALAKPNVSFTLSHNGKIVRQYRKVADQSVEQKQKRVAAICGEEFIQNANYIDWQHGDLHLHGWVGSPMLARPQNDLCYSYVNGRMMRDKTINHAIRQAYGESIATGNYPAFVIFLDLDPTMVDVNVHPAKHEVRFHQGRLVHDFILQGVSNSLQQAQPTLELRNELNEPMPAYAKDTNRQAAGQNVFTQPKEPIQAGEFSQQNANRSTHSPFTPKFERSSSSQSAQKWYNELLSGSDIRAEKVERTAIQMPTFEPKVETKPEPVLQKMEQITPLATNHSQALAIVKNQAVLMKEGDDFYLIPLAKLAELKFTYQLSKGQAQALLIPLNLTLDEPQTERWQQYREGLSELGFSITEKHWQEQTRLTLLSVPQAVREQNLQQLLFALFNQTQAVNLAEFFAKKCEMPTACTLSEVIALLSEIELYANGKKEVEKIRTYIDFSSYL, from the coding sequence ATGACAACCACCACTCCAAATCAACTTATCCATATCCTCCCCCCTCAACTGGCGAACCAAATTGCAGCTGGTGAGGTAGTGGAACGCCCTGCGTCCGTGGTGAAAGAGTTGGTGGAAAACAGCCTTGATGCCGGGGCGGACAACATTCAAATTGATATTGAGAAAGGTGGCTCACAACTGATCCGCATTCGAGATAACGGCTGCGGCATCAGCAAGCAAGATCTGCCGTTGGCACTCGCTCGCCACGCCACGAGCAAAATCAGCAGTTTGGAAGATTTGGAAGCCATTTTAAGCCTAGGCTTTAGGGGCGAGGCATTGGCGAGTATCAGCTCGGTTTCCCGTCTAACCCTCACCTCTCGCACCGCAGAGCAAAGTGAAGCGTGGCAGGCTTACGCACAAGGGCGAGAAATGGCAGTGGAAATTCAACCGGCTTCGCACCCTATCGGCACAACAATTGAAGTCGCTAATCTGTTTTTCAACACACCGGCACGCCGTAAATTTTTACGCACCGATAAAACCGAGTTCGCCCATATTGACGAAGTTATCCGACGCATCGCCCTGGCTAAACCGAACGTGAGTTTTACCTTAAGCCACAATGGCAAAATCGTACGCCAATATCGCAAAGTTGCCGATCAATCCGTAGAGCAAAAACAGAAACGGGTAGCAGCGATTTGCGGCGAGGAATTTATCCAAAACGCCAATTATATTGACTGGCAACACGGCGATTTGCACTTACACGGCTGGGTTGGCTCACCGATGCTTGCTCGTCCACAAAACGATCTTTGCTATAGCTATGTAAACGGGCGAATGATGCGAGACAAAACCATCAATCACGCAATCCGCCAAGCCTATGGAGAGAGCATTGCAACAGGAAACTACCCAGCGTTTGTGATTTTCTTAGATTTAGATCCTACAATGGTGGATGTAAACGTCCACCCGGCTAAACACGAAGTGCGTTTCCATCAAGGAAGGCTGGTACACGATTTTATTTTGCAAGGTGTCAGCAATAGTCTACAACAAGCACAGCCCACACTTGAACTACGGAACGAACTCAATGAACCAATGCCGGCTTATGCGAAAGACACTAACCGCCAAGCCGCTGGGCAAAATGTATTTACACAGCCCAAAGAGCCAATACAAGCGGGCGAATTTTCACAACAAAATGCAAATCGCTCTACTCACTCGCCTTTTACGCCGAAATTTGAGCGAAGTAGTAGTTCTCAATCAGCTCAAAAATGGTATAACGAACTCCTGAGTGGTTCAGATATTCGAGCAGAAAAAGTAGAAAGAACCGCTATTCAAATGCCAACATTTGAACCAAAAGTGGAAACAAAACCCGAACCTGTTTTGCAAAAAATGGAGCAAATTACACCGCTTGCAACCAACCATTCTCAAGCTTTAGCTATTGTGAAAAACCAAGCGGTATTAATGAAAGAAGGGGACGATTTTTACTTAATTCCACTAGCAAAACTTGCCGAGCTAAAATTTACTTATCAACTCAGTAAAGGGCAAGCTCAAGCCTTGCTCATTCCTCTTAACCTCACTTTAGATGAACCACAAACGGAACGCTGGCAACAATATAGGGAAGGATTATCAGAACTTGGCTTTTCGATTACCGAAAAACATTGGCAGGAGCAAACAAGGCTAACGCTTCTTTCCGTACCTCAAGCAGTAAGAGAGCAAAATCTGCAACAGCTACTCTTTGCATTATTCAACCAAACACAAGCGGTCAATTTAGCCGAATTTTTTGCAAAAAAATGTGAAATGCCAACCGCTTGCACTTTAAGTGAAGTGATTGCTCTGCTCTCAGAAATTGAACTTTATGCTAATGGGAAGAAAGAGGTTGAAAAAATCCGAACATATATTGATTTTTCTAGCTATTTATAA
- the proA gene encoding glutamate-5-semialdehyde dehydrogenase, with protein sequence MQMIDLAQQAKQASFELAQFGNRQKNQALLTIADSLEQRAAEILAANAKDIEFAQSQGISAAIIDRLLLNESRLKGIANDVRNVAKLADPVGQIIDGGVLDSGLKIERQRVPLGVILTIYEARPNVTIDVASLCLKTGNAVILRGGKETKFTNAVLVDVVQAALEKAGLPKLAVQAVTDPDRALLLELLKLDRYIDMVIPRGGAGLHQFCKENSTIPVIVGGIGVCHLFVDKTADQERSLEVIANAKTQRPSTCNTLETLLVDKAVAVEFLPKLAERMKALKVTLHTNDLQKTDGIEPLVEEELTREWGSLDLNLVVVDNLQQAVEHISQYGSQHSEGILTSDYQTARQFVQQVDAAAVYINSSTRFTDGGEFGLGAEVAVSTQKLHARGPMGLEALTTYKWVCESDYLVRS encoded by the coding sequence ATGCAAATGATCGACCTTGCTCAACAAGCAAAACAAGCCAGTTTTGAGCTGGCACAATTTGGAAATCGTCAAAAAAATCAAGCCTTGCTAACAATTGCCGATAGCCTTGAACAACGTGCGGCGGAAATTTTGGCAGCGAATGCGAAAGATATTGAGTTTGCCCAGTCGCAAGGGATTTCAGCGGCGATTATTGACCGCTTGTTATTAAACGAAAGCCGCTTAAAAGGCATTGCGAACGACGTGCGAAATGTGGCGAAACTCGCCGATCCGGTCGGGCAAATAATTGATGGCGGTGTGCTAGACAGCGGTTTGAAAATCGAACGCCAGCGTGTGCCGCTGGGTGTGATTTTAACCATTTATGAAGCTCGCCCGAACGTAACTATTGATGTCGCTTCGCTCTGCTTGAAAACGGGCAATGCGGTGATTTTACGTGGCGGTAAGGAAACCAAATTTACCAATGCGGTGCTGGTGGACGTGGTGCAAGCCGCTCTGGAAAAAGCCGGTTTGCCGAAATTAGCGGTGCAAGCAGTGACCGATCCTGATCGTGCCTTATTATTGGAATTGCTAAAACTTGATCGTTACATTGATATGGTGATCCCTCGTGGCGGTGCGGGCTTGCATCAATTCTGTAAAGAAAATTCGACTATTCCGGTGATTGTGGGCGGCATTGGTGTATGCCATTTATTTGTGGACAAAACGGCTGATCAGGAAAGATCGCTTGAGGTGATTGCGAATGCGAAAACCCAGCGTCCAAGCACTTGTAATACCCTTGAAACCTTGTTGGTAGATAAAGCGGTAGCGGTCGAATTTTTGCCAAAACTTGCAGAAAGAATGAAAGCATTAAAAGTGACTTTACATACCAACGATTTGCAAAAAACAGACGGAATTGAACCGCTTGTAGAGGAAGAACTTACTAGAGAATGGGGTTCCCTCGATCTAAACCTTGTCGTGGTGGATAATTTACAACAAGCGGTAGAACATATCAGCCAATACGGCTCGCAACATTCAGAGGGAATTTTAACCTCCGATTACCAAACCGCTCGCCAATTTGTGCAGCAGGTTGATGCGGCAGCGGTTTACATTAACTCTAGCACTCGCTTTACCGATGGTGGCGAGTTCGGTTTAGGAGCGGAAGTGGCGGTTAGCACGCAAAAATTACACGCCCGAGGCCCGATGGGCTTGGAGGCTCTCACCACCTACAAATGGGTGTGCGAAAGCGATTATTTGGTGAGGAGCTAG
- a CDS encoding virulence factor BrkB family protein, translating to MLKQIFEFFKLFAKRYSENKIAISAGYLTYSTMLAIVPSIIVLFSIFTLFPLFYEASEMLKAFIYDNFAPSASDTVSEYLELFVANAKKMGLVSIIGLFVVALMLIKSIDEALNTIWHNNKNRPMWFSFLLYFLILIFGPLLAGASIAISTYVMSLAIFSGSGALSLGQHLLELMPFFLIWLLFTLVYKFIPITKVKFKHAAIGALLAAVFFTLGKQAFIWYITAFPSYQAIYGALAVLPIMLVWIQLSWQVVLLGGQFSAILKEIEEGKERDDRIDSAS from the coding sequence ATGCTGAAGCAGATTTTTGAATTTTTTAAATTGTTTGCGAAGCGTTATTCGGAAAATAAAATTGCGATTTCAGCAGGTTATCTGACTTACAGCACAATGCTTGCCATTGTGCCGTCAATTATCGTGCTGTTTTCCATTTTTACGCTTTTCCCTCTGTTTTATGAAGCCAGTGAAATGTTAAAGGCGTTTATTTACGACAACTTCGCCCCAAGTGCAAGTGATACCGTATCAGAATATCTTGAGCTGTTTGTGGCGAATGCAAAAAAAATGGGGCTCGTCAGTATTATCGGTTTATTTGTGGTTGCACTGATGCTGATTAAAAGCATTGATGAAGCTCTTAATACTATTTGGCATAACAATAAGAATAGACCGATGTGGTTCTCTTTCTTGCTCTATTTTTTAATTTTAATCTTTGGACCTTTGTTGGCAGGAGCTAGTATTGCGATCAGCACTTATGTGATGTCATTAGCGATTTTTAGTGGTTCCGGGGCGTTGTCGTTAGGGCAGCATTTATTAGAATTAATGCCGTTTTTCTTGATTTGGTTGCTGTTTACCTTGGTGTATAAATTTATCCCGATCACAAAGGTAAAATTTAAGCACGCAGCCATTGGGGCATTACTGGCAGCAGTATTCTTTACCTTGGGTAAACAAGCCTTTATTTGGTATATCACGGCTTTTCCATCTTACCAAGCGATTTACGGAGCCTTGGCAGTGTTACCGATTATGTTAGTGTGGATTCAGTTAAGCTGGCAAGTTGTATTATTGGGCGGTCAGTTCTCCGCAATATTAAAAGAAATTGAAGAGGGTAAAGAAAGAGATGATCGGATTGATTCAGCGAGTTAA
- the dtd gene encoding D-aminoacyl-tRNA deacylase: MIGLIQRVKWAKVEVENQTVGEIQHGLLVLLGVEKDDDEAKADKLLEKVLNYRVFSDEQDKMNLNVQQAGGSLLVVSQFTLAADTNKGLRPSFSKGAAPIDAERLYDYFHQQAAAKIHTQTGQFAADMQVSLQNDGPVTFWLQV; encoded by the coding sequence ATGATCGGATTGATTCAGCGAGTTAAATGGGCGAAAGTGGAAGTAGAAAATCAAACCGTTGGCGAAATTCAGCACGGTTTATTGGTTCTGCTTGGCGTTGAAAAAGATGACGATGAAGCTAAAGCCGATAAACTATTAGAAAAAGTGCTGAATTACCGAGTGTTTTCTGATGAGCAAGACAAAATGAATTTGAATGTTCAGCAAGCTGGCGGTAGCCTGCTCGTGGTTTCGCAGTTCACCCTTGCGGCAGATACGAACAAAGGTTTACGCCCAAGTTTTTCAAAGGGAGCTGCTCCAATTGATGCTGAGCGTTTATACGACTATTTTCATCAGCAAGCAGCGGCAAAAATTCATACCCAGACAGGGCAGTTTGCCGCAGATATGCAAGTTAGCTTACAAAATGACGGACCTGTTACGTTTTGGTTGCAGGTTTAG
- the mutM gene encoding bifunctional DNA-formamidopyrimidine glycosylase/DNA-(apurinic or apyrimidinic site) lyase → MPELPEVETSVRGIEPYLKGQTIKQIMVRQPKLRWAVSDELSAMQNAKIEAVERRAKYLIIRTDKGDILVHLGMSGSLGILQENQQKEIGKHDHVDLITQNGTVLRYNDPRKFGCWLWAEKAENHELLRKLGPEPLSDDFTPDYLFAKSRKKTTACKTFIMTNEVVVGVGNIYACESLFMAAIHPELAAQNLTKKQCERLVKTIKEVLTKAIIQGGTTLKDFIQPDGKPGYFAQVLQVYGRKGKACNDCGKPIETKVIGQRNTYFCPKCQKLPK, encoded by the coding sequence ATGCCTGAATTACCCGAAGTTGAAACCAGCGTGCGAGGCATCGAGCCTTATTTAAAAGGACAAACAATTAAGCAAATAATGGTCCGCCAACCTAAACTACGCTGGGCAGTGAGCGATGAGCTTTCCGCAATGCAAAATGCAAAAATCGAAGCAGTAGAAAGACGGGCGAAATATCTGATTATTCGAACCGACAAAGGTGATATTTTAGTCCACTTGGGAATGTCCGGCTCACTTGGCATTTTGCAAGAAAACCAACAAAAAGAAATTGGCAAGCACGACCACGTCGATCTTATTACCCAAAACGGCACTGTTTTACGCTATAACGATCCTCGCAAATTCGGCTGCTGGCTATGGGCAGAAAAGGCTGAAAATCACGAACTACTACGTAAACTTGGACCTGAACCGCTTTCAGACGATTTCACACCCGATTATTTATTTGCAAAAAGTCGTAAAAAAACGACCGCTTGTAAAACCTTTATTATGACAAATGAAGTAGTTGTGGGCGTTGGAAATATCTATGCGTGCGAAAGTTTATTTATGGCTGCTATTCACCCTGAGCTTGCAGCACAAAATCTGACTAAAAAGCAATGCGAGCGTTTAGTGAAAACCATCAAAGAAGTACTAACTAAAGCCATTATTCAAGGCGGCACAACGCTCAAAGATTTTATCCAACCTGACGGTAAACCTGGCTATTTTGCTCAAGTGCTGCAAGTATATGGCAGAAAAGGGAAAGCCTGTAATGATTGTGGAAAACCCATTGAAACCAAAGTGATTGGGCAACGTAACACTTACTTCTGTCCGAAATGTCAGAAATTGCCTAAATAA
- the brnQ gene encoding branched-chain amino acid transport system II carrier protein translates to MTKNTFIVGFMLFAIFFGAGNLIFPPKLGLDSGVDFLPSIIGFVLTGVGLPLLGIAVSGYYQGGYKEALSKNVHPYFSLLFLMAIYLTIGPFFAIPRTGATAYQMAVVPFIGENSTVSLLIFTLVYYLIAVWFSLNPSTVVDRIGAILTPVLLVAILALVVKAVILLGGNELPVAATKADPETPLFTGIVEGYLTMDALASITFSVIVISAIKAKGIGGKDLIKQTSMAGVIAAIALAAIYISLAWIGNHYPISAETLAELNAKGQNIGTFILNSVATDTFGEFGRTLLGVIVTLACLTTSIGLIVTTSEYFNEVFPKISYKVYVLIFTLISFGIANQGLDFVISKSVPVLLVLYPIAMTVIFLMFINIFIRLPLLAQRLPLALVTIVSILSVAGVEVINALPLKSISMEWIPFAIAGTVIGYLFGKKA, encoded by the coding sequence ATGACTAAAAATACCTTCATCGTGGGCTTTATGCTCTTTGCGATTTTCTTTGGGGCGGGTAACTTAATTTTTCCGCCAAAACTCGGTTTAGATAGTGGCGTTGATTTTCTACCTTCTATTATTGGCTTCGTACTTACCGGTGTTGGTTTGCCACTGCTCGGAATTGCCGTGAGCGGTTATTATCAAGGTGGTTACAAAGAAGCGTTGAGCAAAAATGTTCACCCTTACTTTTCTCTACTGTTTTTAATGGCAATTTATTTAACTATCGGACCATTCTTTGCAATTCCTCGTACAGGGGCAACGGCTTACCAAATGGCGGTTGTACCCTTTATTGGCGAAAATAGCACAGTTTCTTTATTGATATTTACACTCGTTTATTACTTGATTGCGGTATGGTTCAGCTTAAACCCATCAACGGTAGTAGATAGAATCGGGGCAATTTTAACCCCTGTATTGTTAGTTGCGATTTTAGCATTAGTTGTTAAAGCGGTTATCTTATTAGGCGGAAATGAATTGCCTGTAGCAGCAACTAAAGCTGATCCTGAAACCCCTCTCTTTACAGGTATTGTTGAAGGTTATTTAACAATGGATGCTCTAGCCTCAATTACTTTTTCTGTGATTGTGATTAGTGCAATTAAGGCGAAAGGTATCGGCGGTAAGGACTTAATCAAGCAGACTTCAATGGCTGGGGTAATTGCAGCTATTGCATTAGCAGCAATTTACATTTCTCTTGCGTGGATTGGTAATCACTATCCGATTAGTGCAGAAACTCTCGCAGAGCTGAATGCAAAAGGTCAAAACATCGGTACATTTATTCTTAATAGTGTCGCAACTGATACCTTCGGTGAGTTTGGTCGTACGCTACTGGGCGTAATTGTAACTCTTGCCTGTTTAACCACTTCAATTGGGTTAATCGTAACCACAAGCGAATATTTCAATGAAGTATTCCCGAAAATTTCCTATAAAGTGTATGTATTGATTTTTACGCTTATTAGCTTTGGCATTGCTAATCAAGGCTTAGATTTTGTTATCTCAAAATCAGTGCCGGTGTTGTTAGTGCTATATCCGATTGCGATGACGGTTATCTTCCTAATGTTTATTAACATCTTTATTAGACTGCCATTACTGGCTCAACGCTTACCATTAGCACTGGTTACTATTGTGTCCATTTTATCCGTTGCCGGTGTGGAAGTGATAAACGCTCTGCCGTTGAAATCTATTTCAATGGAGTGGATTCCGTTTGCAATTGCAGGTACAGTAATTGGTTATCTATTTGGTAAAAAAGCCTAA
- the fabG gene encoding 3-oxoacyl-ACP reductase FabG, giving the protein MSKIALVTGATRGIGKAIAEELVAKGYTVVGTATSEKGAESISAYLGENGKGLVLNVADAESIDSVLKQIKETFGDVDVLVNNAGITRDGLLMRMKDDDWFDIIQTNLTSVYRLSKAVLRPMMKKGGRIISIGSVVGSMGNPGQTNYCAAKAGLVGFSKSLAKEVASRGITVNVVAPGFIATDMTDELNEDQRNAILSQIPAGELGSPQDIAKAVAFLASDDARYINGETIHVNGGLYMS; this is encoded by the coding sequence ATGAGCAAAATCGCATTAGTTACAGGTGCAACTCGTGGTATCGGCAAAGCAATTGCTGAAGAATTGGTGGCAAAAGGTTACACAGTAGTTGGCACGGCGACCTCTGAAAAAGGTGCGGAGTCTATTTCTGCTTACTTAGGCGAAAATGGTAAAGGTTTAGTACTAAACGTGGCAGATGCAGAATCTATTGATTCTGTGTTAAAACAGATTAAAGAAACCTTTGGTGATGTGGATGTGTTAGTGAATAACGCTGGCATCACCCGTGATGGTTTATTAATGCGTATGAAAGATGATGATTGGTTCGACATCATTCAAACTAACCTTACATCAGTTTATCGTTTGTCTAAAGCTGTTTTACGCCCAATGATGAAAAAAGGCGGACGTATTATTAGCATTGGCTCAGTAGTAGGTTCAATGGGTAACCCGGGTCAAACAAACTATTGTGCCGCCAAAGCAGGTTTAGTCGGTTTTTCTAAATCCCTCGCAAAAGAAGTAGCAAGTCGTGGCATTACAGTAAACGTGGTTGCTCCGGGCTTTATTGCAACCGATATGACCGATGAACTAAACGAAGATCAACGCAATGCAATCTTAAGCCAAATTCCGGCTGGCGAACTTGGCTCTCCACAAGATATTGCAAAAGCAGTAGCATTCTTAGCCTCAGATGATGCACGTTATATCAACGGTGAAACCATTCACGTGAATGGTGGGTTATATATGAGTTAA
- the fabD gene encoding ACP S-malonyltransferase, which yields MSKFAMVFPGQGSQAVGMLADLAPQFAIVEKTFAEASEVLGYDLWDLVQNGTAEELGQTQRTQPALLAASVAIFRVWQEKYPELKPSVMAGHSLGEYSALVCAGVLNFQDAIKLVELRGNAMQEAVPAGSGAMYAIIGLDNEAIIKACEQATTETGEIVSAVNFNSPGQVVIAGTKAAAEKAGELCKAAGAKRALPLAVSVPSHCALMKPAAEKLAAALQNITLNQPLVPVINNVDVAVESDADTIRNALVRQLYSPVRWTETVEKMAQDGITTLYEIGPNKVLTGLTSRIVKELSAQAVNDVASLEAVQA from the coding sequence ATGTCAAAATTCGCTATGGTTTTCCCAGGTCAAGGCTCACAAGCAGTTGGAATGCTTGCTGATCTTGCTCCACAATTCGCAATCGTTGAAAAGACCTTCGCTGAAGCCAGTGAAGTGCTAGGCTACGATTTATGGGATTTAGTTCAAAATGGTACTGCCGAAGAGCTAGGGCAAACTCAACGCACTCAACCTGCTTTATTAGCCGCATCGGTGGCGATTTTCCGTGTATGGCAAGAAAAATACCCTGAATTAAAACCGTCTGTAATGGCAGGTCATAGCTTGGGAGAATACTCTGCCCTAGTTTGTGCCGGCGTGTTAAACTTCCAAGATGCCATCAAATTAGTTGAATTACGTGGTAACGCAATGCAAGAAGCCGTGCCGGCAGGCAGCGGGGCAATGTATGCGATTATCGGTTTAGACAATGAAGCGATTATTAAGGCGTGCGAACAAGCCACAACTGAAACAGGTGAAATTGTTTCAGCGGTAAACTTTAACTCGCCGGGTCAAGTGGTGATTGCCGGTACAAAAGCGGCAGCAGAAAAAGCAGGTGAATTATGCAAAGCTGCAGGAGCAAAACGTGCGTTACCATTAGCAGTGAGCGTGCCTTCACACTGTGCGTTAATGAAACCAGCGGCGGAAAAATTAGCCGCAGCATTGCAAAATATCACGCTAAATCAACCGCTTGTACCTGTTATTAACAACGTGGATGTGGCAGTTGAAAGCGATGCAGATACCATCCGCAACGCACTTGTTCGTCAGCTTTATAGCCCCGTGCGTTGGACAGAAACTGTTGAAAAAATGGCACAAGATGGCATCACAACGCTTTATGAAATCGGTCCAAACAAAGTATTAACCGGTTTAACAAGCCGTATTGTGAAAGAGTTATCAGCACAAGCGGTAAACGATGTTGCCAGCCTTGAGGCAGTTCAAGCCTAA
- a CDS encoding epoxyqueuosine reductase QueH, with protein MTEQNQQPQEHIESVRARRRAQNQKKDPNAPFVREKLTLPNGHNKLLLHSCCAPCSGEVMEAIHASGIEFTIYFYNPNIHPLKEYLIRKEENIRFAEKWNIPFIDLDDDYENDRKEWFKKAKGMEWEPERGIRCTMCFDMRFEKAAEYAHNNGFPVFTSCLGISRWKDMNQINDCGHRAAAKFDDVVYWDYNWRKGGGSQRMIEISKRERFYQQEYCGCVYSLRDSNKWRLETGRERIEIGKLYYSPD; from the coding sequence ATGACAGAACAAAACCAACAACCCCAAGAACACATTGAAAGCGTGCGTGCTAGACGCAGAGCTCAAAATCAAAAAAAAGACCCAAACGCCCCGTTTGTGCGTGAGAAATTAACTCTTCCGAACGGACACAATAAGTTGCTGTTGCACTCTTGCTGTGCCCCGTGTTCGGGCGAAGTGATGGAAGCAATTCACGCCTCCGGCATTGAATTTACGATCTATTTCTATAACCCGAACATCCACCCACTCAAAGAGTATCTAATCCGCAAGGAAGAAAATATTCGTTTTGCTGAAAAGTGGAATATCCCGTTTATTGATTTGGATGATGACTACGAAAACGACCGCAAAGAGTGGTTTAAAAAAGCCAAAGGGATGGAATGGGAACCCGAGCGTGGCATCCGCTGCACAATGTGTTTTGATATGCGTTTTGAAAAAGCGGCAGAATACGCCCACAACAACGGCTTCCCGGTCTTTACCAGTTGCTTAGGTATTTCTCGCTGGAAAGATATGAACCAAATCAACGACTGCGGACACCGTGCGGCAGCGAAATTTGATGATGTGGTTTACTGGGATTACAACTGGCGAAAAGGCGGCGGCTCACAGCGAATGATCGAAATCAGCAAACGAGAACGCTTCTATCAGCAGGAATATTGCGGTTGCGTTTATTCCCTGCGTGATAGCAACAAATGGCGATTAGAAACTGGGCGTGAGCGAATTGAGATCGGCAAGCTTTATTACTCGCCGGATTAA
- the ispB gene encoding octaprenyl diphosphate synthase — protein MATQLTLEQIQALANEDMQAVNAEILAQLNSEVLLINQLGHYIIAGGGKRIRPLISVLAARALGYQGKKHITAAAFIEFVHTATLLHDDVVDESDKRRGRDTANAVFGNAASVLVGDYIYTRSFQMMTDLDSLRVLKVMSSATNALAEGEVQQLMNVNDPNTTEANYMRVIYNKTARLFEAATQCVAIAAQASEEIENGLKEYGCYLGTAFQLVDDILDYSAQSESLGKNVGDDFVEGKPTLPLLHAMHAAEKASKTAQVELIRNAIENGGELEQIPDVLAIMTEHKSLDYAMQKAREEAQKAVDALAVLPESEYKQALISLAYLSVDRSY, from the coding sequence ATGGCTACGCAATTAACTCTCGAACAAATCCAAGCCCTTGCAAATGAAGATATGCAAGCGGTAAACGCAGAAATTTTGGCTCAACTTAATTCGGAAGTCTTATTGATTAACCAACTTGGGCATTACATTATCGCAGGCGGTGGCAAACGCATTCGCCCGTTAATTTCGGTGCTTGCTGCCCGTGCGTTAGGTTATCAAGGTAAAAAACATATTACAGCGGCAGCCTTTATTGAGTTTGTACATACAGCAACATTATTACACGATGATGTGGTGGACGAATCAGACAAACGTCGTGGGCGAGATACTGCAAATGCGGTGTTTGGCAATGCAGCAAGCGTGTTAGTGGGCGATTATATCTACACTCGTTCTTTTCAAATGATGACGGATTTAGACTCGCTTCGTGTGTTAAAAGTAATGTCTTCAGCAACCAATGCGTTGGCAGAAGGTGAAGTTCAGCAATTAATGAATGTGAACGACCCAAACACCACAGAAGCAAACTATATGCGTGTGATTTACAACAAAACCGCACGTTTGTTTGAAGCTGCGACTCAATGTGTGGCAATTGCCGCACAAGCAAGCGAAGAAATCGAAAACGGCTTAAAAGAGTACGGTTGTTATTTAGGCACGGCATTCCAACTTGTTGATGATATTTTAGACTACTCCGCCCAAAGCGAGAGTTTAGGTAAAAACGTGGGCGATGACTTTGTGGAAGGCAAACCAACGCTTCCGCTCTTACACGCAATGCACGCAGCGGAAAAAGCAAGCAAAACCGCTCAAGTGGAGCTGATCCGCAATGCAATTGAAAACGGTGGTGAATTGGAGCAAATTCCAGACGTTTTAGCCATTATGACGGAACACAAATCTCTCGACTACGCAATGCAAAAAGCCCGAGAGGAAGCCCAAAAAGCGGTTGATGCGTTAGCCGTATTGCCTGAGAGCGAATATAAACAAGCATTGATTTCATTGGCATATTTGTCGGTGGATAGATCCTATTAA